The genomic stretch ttctacaagttGAAATATTTATCCATAGTTTTCACTTAGACACTCCCAAATTCTTTGGTTTAATTAATTCTTTAGATTTGTCATTCATGTTTTCGAGTATTTcgataaaaacagaaaaaaatcatgTGATGCATTACTTACCAAGTAAACATTAGTaacattgggagtgccgatggccgagtggtcgaagtcgttggactttgagtctgagttagagatagcgcgggatcaaatcctgtctgtgaccgttgcactttttatcagtacaatcaacctcgtactgtatcgactctccaccttattctgtttgataagatcctcgcacaggccagtggcccatgaggacggactgAATCAggattaaaaggggatcggcctctcctttttataTAAATCCCCCCAATCCGCGTCATTAAGCTGTGCATCATGAAGATTCAAATTTGATATGATGGTGGTGAGTGAGATGTCGTGACTTTGACCGAGTTAGTAGAGTGACGCACGTCATGTGATGATCCGTTGTGTCACAGCTGACTACAGCTGATTCAAACATaatcttgtttatatttttagttcgTGCGGAAAAATGATCAATACCAGTATGTTTTGCGTCAGTTATTAGTGTGGGAATATTAATAAGTGAAACGAAACCATTAGAAGCTAAGGTAAGTTTGTACCTAcctattattgttatattttgtggtaaatttaaattcatatcaCCCATGACTagccctttgagtgccacagcgtcgctaattctGACGGTACagaaagtgcataaagtgccagcgtcgctaattttgacgtttcgtatttcgataatagtttatatagtacaagattgttttggccaaataaccagacagctgtattcaataggttccaaactatcgatAAATACGACTTTTacgttgtttctctactattttatctgtgaaacttatgttgtttgggtagtTTATCAAGAGGCttctatttttggacgagttttccttgtcggggacaaaataaattacagtattaaaaaggaAAGACTttctttaacctattttggaatttacaagttattaagacattcaatgaaaacaaaaactaaaagaacaacgtTTTATTATTCGAATATGTCAGGTCATTCTTGTGTCTACTTGGAGACGATTTGgcgataggaagtatgactcatcgagtatttttcgattaatTATGGAaaaaggaacgtataatgaagtttattttggtccctgATAAGGAAAAAtcgtccaaaaatagtcggtTGCGATAATACCGAAGTACGTATGCGATGATTTGTCTTCTGCTgcgataataccgaagtacctatGCGATGATTTTGTCTTCTGCTgcgataataccgaagtacctatGCGATGATTTTGTCTTctagtcacgcgacgtagcggacgagtagcGTGTTACGTAACGGCCTTTCTTATTGTATaggtgccgataaccaagcatttgagtaaaatacaaactaaaatagtaacttataaagtattttaccgtatttctttacaaaagtaatgtagtgatttgagttgtgtccaaacgtgaattttcagtgtaaggatattaggttattatttagtaaatgtaaacttttatggaaatatgttagcaagtatctatctctacatttactaatcatatttatgtgtgttatattgatgttttattagattttttgtgaaaatttcacTATTACTATGTAATTCCTAAACTTTTATACTttcataaatcaaattttgtttgtaacaataTGTATGATATTCcgcatttaatgtaaaaaaaaataacaacataacagccttttcccaaaagcttacaaatatgcaaaaaaaaacagcctggcactttatgcatatgcatTGGGAAAATACATGTGGCACTCAAAGGGCTAGGATATtggaacttaatttaaattttggaatatcCAAATACgtacataattcattaataaacaattcCTCGTCGTGTGGTTGTAGCCTATAAACTGAAATTAGAATGAActcataacttaaataataataaaaaaaatacttaatacatCGGctgatttaaattgtaattatgaaattattgcttTGGACTGAGTAATACTCTTATGGAAATAGATAGCTACGCCCCCAGctcttaattttcatttgtttggaattatgaaatataattataatatgtaacttTGTATagttctcttcctgtggacctaaagaatgtaaattatgtaatggtctttaagagaatgtttctacaccctcagtgaagttatttgaaataaatagtctgtatgtatagatataaactgtacttgtatttttgtaatatttatgacgcaatccaatgcatgttatatgtctgatggaaataaaggatatttgatttgatttgattaggtACCTGATGTAAAGAAACCTCAgcattttaaatccaaatttctGTAAACACAATTACTTTAGGAAGGTGTTTAATGATTGACATATTAGCCAAAAACTGATCAAAGTTAGCTCTCATGCTTCTAAGATTTTAGTGGACTACTACAAATCCAGTATCTTTGTCAATAAAATCTGTTGTTTCATATGTACAACTATACATGTAATAGAAGTGTCTGTAAACATGCAATGCAATACTGCATATTGAAACATAGAAATACACATATgtcctgttaaaaaaaaaactacaaggaatatttacaacaaaaaattaacagaaaCAAATGCAGTATTCGCATAAATTATTCCAGGCGTATAATTGAGTTGTATTTATCTACAGTACTTACAGTTTATTTAGATCAGACTTGCATTTTACAGTGGATACTGGGCCTCTGTCTTCTTTTCTTAGACATATTTTTCCACCCCTAACCCAAATCCACTTATAATTTTTCTTGGACCGTGTTTCTCGAGCCATGGCCAGAAGCCTCCTGGCAGCCCAAGGTGCCGTGTTCACAGTTGCCTCTTGTTCCTTCTTGTTGTTCTTAGCTAACATAGCCTCAGTATCCAGCCTTCTGAGGAACCTGACTATTATATTGGGTGGGCCACTGGAGTAGGGTTTTTCCTAATAGGTGGCATGCATCAATTATAGATTCCTCTATATTCATGCCAAGAGCATTTCCTACATTCCTAACAGCTCCAATTACACCCTCTTTCTTGACTGGCATGTCATGAATTTCTACACAGTTTCCTCGAGATACGTACTCactttgtttacaaagttatttgtTCTGCAATATTCTCGTTATCAACATGGTTTAGCATTTGACaaacgtaaaaatgtttgctCTCACTCAGTAAAATCCCATGGACCGCCATGCCACCATCGTCGTACTCGATGTTTCTTGATTCATGAAAAATTCCATAGATCGATTCCTTCTCGAGCTGTCGTGCGAACAAACATACAGACAGAGGGAGAGACAGgcatacagacagaaatgaaatttgtctagTCTTCCGAACGATAGCTTTCGCTAACACCTAGCCAGTGAATGAGTTAcaatgtatgtgttttttaaccaagtacacttttaaataacactttttttagtTAGTGACAATTTTGTGTTCAAATTCCAGTATAACGGTATGGAGTCACTTCCTCTAGAGGCGGTAGAAGAGGTCACAAAGCATCTAACTCCGCAGGAGCTATCAGCGTGTTGTGCCGTCAGTGTGGACTGGAGAGATGCCTTCAACCAGGACAGTCTGTGGAGGCAACACTGTAACAAGGACACGGCAGAGTACCTGGAGACGGCGGAGTGTAGAGTGGAGCCGAGGTTTGAGTCCCCGGAGTCGGAGGACAGCACGCTGAGTCCTGTCTGTCGCTGGAGGATGTGTTACATGCGTGAGACCCACCTGCGGAACAACTGGAGAAAATGGAAGTATGTCAGGAGTGAAATACAGAGTGAAAACGACATTAGTGACTTTAATAATTATGTCCTATACATTTTCGTGTCAAGCGATTTCGTCGCGTTTTTAGATGATCAAGTAGTTACATTGTGGGATGTGAGAAACACTCCAGTACGCCTAGGAAACCCTGTTTGCTTGTTATTCAACGATGAATTATATAAATGTCACGTTATCGATGACAACATTGTTGTTATAGTGCAAAGCTATACTGTGGAATGCTACAGCTTTGATACCCTGCGTGACGAAACCTGGCGTCTGGAATACTTCTTTTTCATCGACGGAACAGAGACTTATTCGGCGAGTGACGCAGGGAAGAGAGAGCTTAAGGACAATGGACATGGCGAAATTACTTCTGGCTTTACAATAGAAAATTTTTTGGTTAGCATTACATCTAATGAAAGCGACGTTTTGCACATATGGGATCTCCGGAGAGGAAATAAATTAAGAAGAGTACAATGCCCGGAGATTCCCAAAGAGTGCAATAACAGCAATTGGAAAATTGTAAAGTCCGAAATACTGTCAACGGATTTTGTTGTAATAGCAGAGTACGAAAGGGGAACCAGTAAAATTTCTGTTTTCTACGTCTACAGCCTCACGAAACTAGATTTCCTCCGTTTCCGTGTTGAACACGAGTTTAACGAAACGGATATAAAATGTGTCATTCATGATAAATGTCTTGCTGTTGCCGACGATACGCAACTTTTCATTTACGACTATACAAAATCATCATTGGTGTTGACTTTGCCGGCACCATCGGGATGTGACCTTCTCGCGGTGGGGAACAGTATTTTGATCACCGAGGAGCAGGAAATACGTGCGATGTTCCACACACAAACTTTGAGGGTTGAGCCTTTGACGGTGACCAACGACGATGACGCACCCCTGATACTCCAACTTGGGGGACACTTATTCGGTCAGTTCTTCTACACGTTCAACGATCGCTTACAACCAGGAATATGGGAGATCGGACTGAACTCTAACTCTACGAATGTCACATGGATTTCTGATTATGactatattttaagatttgaaatGAATAAATCCCACACGAAACTCATTGTCGAATCCTTGCTCGATGGGAGGAGTACTTTTAGCGTAATTAGTTTTTGGTAACGGTAGCTGTTCCAGACGTGATAACCGCGCCGAGGTGTAGACAAATATTCATCCTTTAATGTGTGTTTACTATGCATTTGTTTCGAAATACATGCTCTCAATGATGCAAGTACAAGGGAAGTTGAGTAGAAGATAAATTAGAAGGccgtaataattaattaattgattacttAATTTCGTTCTTAACGTCTAGCCGAGTACTCTCGGGTCATACGGGGAGGCCAGGAAAAATTTTCAAATCGTAAGAACCCAGTTTtagttaattgattatttttctgCCACAATTTTTAAAGGCCCATAGGGATGTTTTTGTTATTCTATATAGGTTTGTTTGAATTActgtacatttattatatatttaaaatgtatttaattataccAACTTTGTAATAAAGTTCGGATTATACATGTGTTATcttgtatttataatatgattattgccattttgtttagaaatatgtccttataataaattatataatgtataaatatatttgtaagtaatatacATATTGACGTCATTTACTGCACCCTCTTTCACATTTCAGAAAAAGCATTTATCATTATGTGACTTACGAAACTAAAGATAAGGTTGCTGGAAAACCAGTGTTTTTCATGATAAGTGGTTAACTCAAGAAAAAACTGTAAGGATTTTTGGAAATCTAGTGAATTTAGTGATAGGCGATTTACGAAGATAGAGGTTAATGTGGCAAGCcagtgtaattaataataaacggTTCAAGAAACAAACGATAAGGTTGCTgccaaacacatttatttaatgatagGGAATTTATGAAGGTAAACGTAAGGTTTGCAAGCcagtgcatttaaaaataaatgatttacaaACAAACGATGAGGTTGTTGGCAAACCCATGTATTTAATAATAGGTGATTTGCGAGGATAAAGGTAAAGTTGGCAAGCCagtgtaattaataataagtgACTTAAGAAAAATGAACTATAAGGTTGCtgccaaaaaaattatttacttataggTGATTTTTGAAGCTACAGGTAAGGTTGGAATgtcagtttatttaataataaatgactCAAGAAACAAGCGACATAGTTGCTAGCAATTCAGTGTTGTAAGCTATAA from Homalodisca vitripennis isolate AUS2020 chromosome 2, UT_GWSS_2.1, whole genome shotgun sequence encodes the following:
- the LOC124355382 gene encoding uncharacterized protein LOC124355382 isoform X1, producing MFTNKYNGMESLPLEAVEEVTKHLTPQELSACCAVSVDWRDAFNQDSLWRQHCNKDTAEYLETAECRVEPRFESPESEDSTLSPVCRWRMCYMRETHLRNNWRKWKYVRSEIQSENDISDFNNYVLYIFVSSDFVAFLDDQVVTLWDVRNTPVRLGNPVCLLFNDELYKCHVIDDNIVVIVQSYTVECYSFDTLRDETWRLEYFFFIDGTETYSASDAGKRELKDNGHGEITSGFTIENFLVSITSNESDVLHIWDLRRGNKLRRVQCPEIPKECNNSNWKIVKSEILSTDFVVIAEYERGTSKISVFYVYSLTKLDFLRFRVEHEFNETDIKCVIHDKCLAVADDTQLFIYDYTKSSLVLTLPAPSGCDLLAVGNSILITEEQEIRAMFHTQTLRVEPLTVTNDDDAPLILQLGGHLFGQFFYTFNDRLQPGIWEIGLNSNSTNVTWISDYDYILRFEMNKSHTKLIVESLLDGRSTFSVISFW
- the LOC124355382 gene encoding uncharacterized protein LOC124355382 isoform X3, with product MFTNKYNGMESLPLEAVEEVTKHLTPQELSACCAVSVDWRDAFNQDSLWRQHCNKDTAEYLETAECRVEPRFESPESEDSTLSPVCRWRMCYMRETHLRNNWRKWKSGDGVTSCRGFGNDHRTPNSAGTISVLCRQCGLERCLQPGQSVEATL